A section of the Malania oleifera isolate guangnan ecotype guangnan chromosome 2, ASM2987363v1, whole genome shotgun sequence genome encodes:
- the LOC131148275 gene encoding uncharacterized protein LOC131148275, protein MAFNPMVVILKENKLVEPNYIDWKRNLDTVLTVEECKYVLIEHQFMPSAYDIMQNLKEMFGDQNPAGKGTPIRDHVLKMIGLLNELEILGDEIDVETQFDIVLQSLPDSFKYFCMNKLSYSLAELLKELQAA, encoded by the exons ATGGCTTTCAATCCCATGGttgttattctcaaagaaaacaaacttGTTGAacctaattatattgactggaaaaggaacttggataCTGTACTCACTGTAGAGGAGTGCAAGTATGTGCTCATAGAG CATCAGTTTATGCCTTCAGCCTATGATATAATGCaaaacctcaaagaaatgtttggggaTCAAAATCCTGCTGGTAAG GGGACCCCGATAAGAGATCATGTTCTGAAGATGATTGGTCTTCTCAATGAGCTAGAGATCCTCGGGGATGAAATCGATGTGGAAACCCAATTTGATATTGTTCTCCAGTCGCTGCCTGACTCTTTCAAGTACTTTTGCATgaataagctctcttactcattggcagaactacttaaagagcttcaagcaGCTTAG